The Arachis ipaensis cultivar K30076 chromosome B07, Araip1.1, whole genome shotgun sequence genome includes a window with the following:
- the LOC107609024 gene encoding cytosolic enolase 3 codes for MSVQEYLDKHMLSRKLEDAVNAAVRAKTPDPVLFISNHMKKSVQSVITKVKARQILDSRGIPTVEVDLHTNKGVFRASVPSGDSSGMYEAVELRDGDKGVYLGNGVAKAVKNINDKISEALVGMDPTLQSQIDQAMIDLDKTEKKGELGANAILAVSIAACKAGAAEKEVPLYRHIADLYGKVSPMLPVPAFTVISGGKHAGNNLAIQEIMILPTGANRFVEALQMGTETYHHLKAVITEKYGTHDCNVGESGGFAPNVSSFREALDLVKEAIRRAGYTDKIQIALDVAATNFCIGTRYDLDFKSPQKSGQNFLSAEDMVELYRELCNDFPIVSIEDPFDKEDWEHIKRFSSTGICQVVGDDLLMSNVKRIERAILEYACNALLLKINQVGTVTEVIEVVKQAKEAHWGVVTSHRCGETIDSFIADLSVGLSVGQIKAGAPCRGERLEKYIQLLRIEEELGDQAVYCGVDWKQ; via the exons ATGTCAGTGCAGGAGTACCTGGACAAGCACATGCTCTCTCGAAAACTCGAGGATGCTGTCAATGCCGCCGTTAGGGCTAAAACCCCCGATCCCGTCCTCTTCATC TCGAATCACATGAAGAAATCAGTGCAATCAGTCATCACAAAAGTGAAGGCACGTCAGATCCTCGATAGCAGGGGAATTCCAACGGTGGAAGTGGACCTTCATACCAACAAAGGTGTTTTCCGCGCCTCCGTCCCCTCCGGCGACTCCTCCGGCATGTACGAGGCCGTCGAGCTTAGGGACGGCGACAAAGGCGTCTACCTTGGAAACGGGGTTGCTAAGGCTGTGAAGAACATCAATGACAAGATTTCTGAAGCGCTTGTTGGTATGGATCCCACTCTTCAGTCACAGATTGATCAGGCCATGATTGACCTCGACAAAACCGAGAAGAAG ggTGAACTTGGAGCTAATGCTATTTTAGCCGTGTCCATTGCTGCCTGTAAAGCTGGAGCTGCTGAAAAAGAG gtgcCACTTTACAGGCACATTGCTGACCTGTATGGAAAAGTCAGTCCCATGCTTCCTGTTCCGGCCTTTACTGTTATCAGCGGCGGAAAGCATGCGGGCAATAATCTGGCCATTCAG GAAATAATGATCCTCCCAACCGGAGCAAATAGATTTGTGGAAGCTCTGCAAATGGGCACCGAGACCTATCATCACTTGAAG GCTGTTATAACAGAAAAATATGGTACACATGACTGTAATGTTGGTGAAAGTGGTGGCTTTGCTCCTAATGTCTCCAG CTTTAGAGAAGCCCTGGATCTTGTAAAGGAGGCAATTCGCCGAGCTGGTTATACTGACAAAATACAGATAGCACTTGATGTTGCTGCTACTAACTTTTGTATAG GTACAAGATATGATCTGGACTTCAAATCTCCTCAAAAGTCAGGACAGAATTTTTTGTCAGCGGAGGATATGGTGGAGTTGTACAGGGAGTTATGTAATG ATTTCCCAATTGTATCAATAGAAGATCCATTTGACAAGGAAGATTGGGAACATATCAAGCGTTTCTCTAGTACTGGAATTTGTCAG GTAGTTGGGGATGATCTTTTGATGTCTAATGTAAAACGCATTGAGAGAGCAATACTAGAGTATGCATGTAATGCTCTTCTTCTTAAG ATCAACCAAGTTGGAACTGTTACAGAGGTCATTGAGGTGGTGAAGCAGGCAAAGGAAGCACATTGGGGAGTGGTAACTTCTCATAGATGTGGGGAAACTATAGACTCTTTCATAGCTGATTTATCTGTTGGCCTTTCCGTTGGTCAGATCAAAGCAGGAGCTCCTTGCAGAGGCGAGCGACTAGAGAAGTACATCCAG CTACTGCGAATTGAGGAGGAGCTTGGAGATCAAGCAGTTTATTGTGGTGTAGATTGGAAGCAATGA
- the LOC107609139 gene encoding neutral ceramidase (The sequence of the model RefSeq protein was modified relative to this genomic sequence to represent the inferred CDS: added 81 bases not found in genome assembly), with the protein MEFPSLSMRACKTMGGWTLLLPLVLLLWSSVVHSNSDYLIGLGSYDITGPAADVNMMGYANAEQIASGVHFRLRARAFIVAEPNGNRVVFVNLDACMASQLVTIKVLERLKARYGDLYTEKNVAISGIHTHAGPGGYLQYVVYIVTSLGFVRQSFDVIVDGIEKSIVEAHENLHPGSIFVNKGELLDAGVNRSPSGYLNNPAEERSKYKYNVDKEMTLLKFVDAEWGPVGSFNWFATHGTSMSRTNALVSGDNKGAAARFMEDWFERKNAVKMDNVGFEDGGIPRRISNIIPSLNDNHHELLEIAASFQSPPGRPVTKSSSIARRVRGALRQADKPKFVSAFCQSNCGDVSPNVLGAFCIDTGRPCDFNHSTCGGKNELCYGRGPGYPDEFESTRMIGERQFKKAVELFSGASEQIKGKVDSRHAYIDFSQLQVNLPNSKVVKTCPAAMGFAFAAGTTDGPGAFDFTQGDDQGNPFWKLVRNLIRTPGQEQIDCQKPKPILLDTGEMKVPYDWAPSILPIQILRVGQFVILSVPGEFTTMAGRRLRDAVKTVLSGHKDFGNNIHVVIAGLTNTYSQYVTTFEEYEVQRYEGASTLFGPHTLSAYIQEFTKLANALISGQPVEPGPQPPDLLDKQISLLTPVVVDTTPLGSNFGDVISDVPKNATFKRGDMVSVTFWSACPRNDLMTEGTFSLVEFLQGKETWVPTYDDDDFCLRFKWSRPSKLSSRSKATIEWRIPQDVAPGVYRIKHFGAAKSLLGSIRHFTGSSSAFVVA; encoded by the exons ATGGAGTTCCCTTCCCTCTCTATGAGGGCATGTAAAACCATGGGAGGTTGGACCCTTTTGTTGCCGCTAGTACTGCTGCTATGGAGTTCTGTTGTGCATTCAAATTCGGATTACTTGATTGGTCTTGGAAGCTATGACATCACTGGTCCTGCAGCTGATGTCAATATGATGGGGTATGCCAACGCAGAACAAATTGCATCTGGTGTTCACTTCAGGCTCAGGGCTCGTGCTTTCATTGTCGCCGAGCCAAATGGTAACCGGGTGGTGTTTGTGAACCTTGATGCTTGCATGGCTTCACAGCTTGTGACTATCAAAGTTCTTGAGAGGCTGAAAGCAAG ATATGGTGATCTTTACACTGAAAAGAATGTAGCTATTAGTGGAATTCACACTCATGCTGGTCCTGGTGGTTATCTCCAGTATGTTGTGTATATTGTAACATCCCTTGGATTCGTTCGCCAGTCATTTGATGTCATTGTTGATGGAATTGAGAAAAGCATTGTTGAGGCTCATGAAAATCTCCACCCAGGATCAATATTTGTCAACAAAG ataatgtgGATAAAGAAATGACTCTCTTAAAGTTTGTTGATGCTGAATGGGGTCCTGTTGGAAGCTTCAATTGGTTTGCTACTCACGGAACCTCAATGAGTCGTACAAACGCATTAGTTAGTGGGGATAATAAAGGTGCTGCTGCACGTTTTATGGAAGACTGGTTTGAGCGAAAAAATGCTGTAAAAATGGATAATGTTGGATTTGAAGATGGTGGCATCCCCCGAAGAATCTCAAACATAATTCCCAGCCTTAATGATAATC ACCATGAACTACTGGAAATCGCAGCCTCCTTCCAATCTCCTCCTGGAAGACCAGTAACAAAATCTTCGAGCATTGCAAGACGCGTAAGAGGTGCACTTAGGCAGGCTGACAAGCCTAAATTTGTATCTGCATTTTGCCAATCGAATTGTGGTGACGTTAGTCCAAATGTCCTTGGAGCTTTTTGTATAGATACTGGACGACCTTGTGACTTCAATCATAGTACTTGTGGAGGGAAGAATGAATTATGCTATGGCCGAGGACCAGG CTATCCAGATGAATTCGAAAGTACACGTATGATAGGAGAGAGACAATTTAAAAAAGCAGTGGAACTATTCAGTGGAGCATCTGAACAGATTAAAGGGAAGGTTGATTCTCGACATGCCTACATAGACTTCTCCCAGCTTCAGGTAAATCTTCCGAATTCCAAGGTAGTAAAGACATGCCCCGCTGCAATGGGATTCGCATTTGCTGCTGGAACAACAGATGGACCTGGAGCTTTTGATTTCACGCAAGGTGATGATCAG GGAAATCCTTTTTGGAAGCTGGTCCGCAACTTGATTAGAACACCAGGCCAGGAACAAATTGATTGCCAGAAGCCAAAGCCCATTTTGCTTGATACTGGTGAAATGAAAGTACCATATGATTGGGCA CCTTCAATACTTCCCATCCAGATCCTCCGAGTTGGACAGTTTGTTATTCTTAGTGTACCAGGAG AATTTACAACAATGGCTGGAAGGCGTCTTCGTGATGCAGTGAAGACAGTGCTAAGTGGTCACAAAGATTTCGGTAACAACATTCATGTTGTTATAGCTGGGTTGACTAATACTTACTCACAGTATGTGACAACATTTGAAGAGTACGAAGTGCAAAGATATGAG GGTGCTTCCACGCTTTTCGGTCCACACACACTCAGTGCATACATTCAAGAGTTCACGAAGCTTGCAAACGCTCTCATCAGTGGCCAGCCGGTAGAACCAGGGCCACAACCCCCGGATCTCCTCGACAAGCAGATAAGTTTGCTGACACCGGTAGTGGTGGACACAACACCTCTGGGCTCAAACTTCGGGGATGTCATCTCTGATGTGCCCAAGAACGCTACCTTTAAGAGAGGCGACATGGTGTCGGTTACTTTCTggtctgcatgccccagaaatgACCTAATGACAGAAGGTACATTCTCACTTGTGGAATTCCTCCAAGGAAAGGAAACTTGGGTTCCTAcctatgatgatgatgacttctgcTTGAGGTTCAAGTGGTCGCGGCCTTCTAAACTCAGCTCGCGAAGTAAAGCAACCATAGAATGGAGAATTCCACAGGATGTAGCTCCTGGTGTATACAGAATAAAACATTTTGGTGCTGCAAAGAGTTTGTTAGGATCCATTCGCCACTTTACAGGTTCATCAAGTGCATTTGTAGTAGCATAA